The proteins below are encoded in one region of Montipora foliosa isolate CH-2021 unplaced genomic scaffold, ASM3666993v2 scaffold_400, whole genome shotgun sequence:
- the LOC137987985 gene encoding octopamine receptor beta-1R-like: MWFAILGSLFTIVNILGNSMVVYLVITKPRLHNTSNWFVVSLALADLFVGLTYFPGICASRSGKEFAIDHTGVWFKVSHTFVYLSSANLCVLTADRYIAITMPLKYSIFMSLRRFSVILILAWVSPLIFFTVPSLFTYSNGNESFTYSFEVVRVVMFQLIPCIIFVYVIARLSMIAKEMSLTDRAIINQIRFNFQIQENTERKRQTERKSSSLKLIVFIISFFILCHVGINYKCFCVPLKLCVMSKALEKVVHLLFVLNSAFNPIVYAVMKKDFKRELKKYQRSHIFKKNGKTMLKRRLVQSSV, encoded by the coding sequence ATGTGGTTTGCAATTCTTGGTTCGCTCTTTACCATAGTAAACATTCTTGGAAACTCCATGGTTGTGTACTTGGTCATCACGAAGCCTCGGCTACACAATACAAGCAACTGGTTTGTCGTGTCTCTTGCACTGGCAGATTTGTTTGTTGGATTGACATATTTTCCAGGGATTTGCGCTTCAAGATCCGGGAAAGAGTTCGCCATTGACCACACAGGAGTATGGTTCAAAGTCAGCCATACTTTCGTGTATTTGTCATCCGCAAACCTGTGCGTTCTGACTGCGGATAGATACATAGCAATAACGATGCCCCTAAAATACAGCATCTTCATGTCGCTGCGTCGATTTAGCGTCATACTTATTCTTGCATGGGTCTCGCCATTGATTTTCTTCACCGTACCTTCACTTTTTACTTACAGCAACGGTAACGAATCTTTTACTTATTCCTTTGAAGTTGTCAGGGTTGTAATGTTCCAGCTTATTCCTTGTATTATATTTGTGTATGTCATCGCTCGTCTGTCCATGATAGCCAAGGAAATGTCACTTACAGATAGAGCCATTATCAACCAGATAAGATTTAATTTCCAAATTCAAGAAAACACAGAACGTAAGAGGCAAACGGAAAGAAAATCGTCTTCGTTAAAACTGATCGTAttcattatttcgttttttattttgtgtcaTGTTGGAATTAATTACAAATGTTTTTGCGTCCCTTTGAAGCTCTGCGTCATGTCGAAGGCCTTGGAAAAGGTTGTTCACCTTCTTTTTGTCTTAAATTCGGCATTTAATCCGATAGTTTATGCTGTTATGAAAAAAGACTTTaaaagagaattgaagaagtaCCAAAGAAGTCACATCTTCAAAAAGAATGGCAAAACAATGTTGAAACGACGCCTGGTTCAGTCCTCAGTGTAA
- the LOC137987972 gene encoding TNF receptor-associated factor 5-like translates to MIKPVCLGCGHSGCKACIQELISNARSRRCPACREAVDASQIRDNVALGQMISEFPVHCLSPGCDWKGTYGNAENHHSSCPKFRLQCQNEECQHVCQRQDLPMHAASCVKRKVPCSECGMPIKNELMDEDREKGCPHSVEPCPLSCGELLSRSQINLHLHNCPEKAVECQVPGCKRVIKRKNTASHVVESAVSHFRLQSGEIQRLRREIHEKSNPQNQYGPKEKHSASFRWTIENFLEFHALHRTKQEPLTSQAFIKTGHRWRGVIDNNSVFIQLRAAANPVTAHIRFVLMPGEHTKDKIVDLGRVTLKEGDMWGARVPDMKRFIDGNGNLAVKFIINYLEY, encoded by the exons ATGATTAAACCAGTGTGTCTTGGATGCGGTCATTCGGGATGCAAGGCCTGTATCCAAGAATTGATTTCCAATGCAAGAAGTCGCCGATGTCCTGCATGCCGCGAGGCTGTTGATGCCAGTCAAATAAGGGATAACGTGGCCTTAGGTCAAATGATAAGCGAGTTTCCCGTGCATTGTTTAAGTCCAGGTTGTGACTGGAAAGGAACTTATGGCAATGCTGAGAACCATCATTCTAGCTGCCCAAAATTTCGTCTTCAATGTCAAAATGAAGAGTGCCAGCACGTGTGTCAGCGACAAGATTTGCCAATGCATGCTGCATCATGCGTTAAGAGAAAAGTGCCATGCTCAGAATGTGGCATGCCCATAAAAAACGAGTTAATGGACGAAGACAGGGAGAAAGGATGTCCGCATTCAGTTGAACCTTGCCCACTTAGTTGTGGTGAACTACTATCGAG aagccAGATTAATCTTCATTTGCATAATTGCCCAGAGAAAGCCGTGGAATGCCAGGTGCCGGGCTGCAAGCGGGTTATTAAGCGCAAAAATACAGCTTCCCATGTGGTTGAATCAGCTGTGTCTCATTTTCGACTTCAGTCTGGAGAGATACAGCGTTTGCGCCGCGAAATCCATGAAAAG AGCAACCCACAAAATCAATATGGCCCGAAGGAAAAACATTCGGCATCATTTCGATGGACTATAGAGAATTTTTTGGAGTTTCATGCCCTTCACAGGACCAAGCAAGAACCCTTAACGAGCCAAGCCTTTATTAAAACTGGCCACAGATGGAGGGGTGTCATCGACAACAACAGTGTCTTCATACAACTGCGCGCAGCTGCTAATCCTGTAACAGCACATATAAG GTTTGTTTTGATGCCTGGCGAGCACACTAAGGACAAGATTGTGGATCTTGGACGCGTCACTCTCAAAGAAGGGGACATGTGGGGTGCGCGTGTGCCAGATATGAAGAGATTCATTGATGGAAATGGAAATCTGGCCGTTAAATTTATAATAAACTATCTGGAATATTAA